The stretch of DNA GAACTGGGCAAGAATGTCGGCGATGACCTGGCCGAGGGCAAACCCACGCTGCCCCTGATCTACACCATGCGCGAGGGCACGCCCGAGCAGGCGGCTCTGATCCGCCAGGCCATCCGCACCGGCGGTCTGGGGCAGCTCGACGAGATCATCGAGACCGTGCAGGTGGCAGGCGGGCTGGAATACACGCGCGATCTGGCACGGCAACATACACAATCTGCGCTGGCGTCGCTTGCGGCGGTGCCGGACTCCCGGTACAAGGAAGCGCTGGAACGTCTGGCCAGTGAGGCAGCGGAACGTCGCTTCTGATCCTGTTGTCCCATGGCCGGATGTAACGCACTCATTCTCTGATGGAGGACTACCGGCCATGCCCGCCCCTGTGATGCTGTCCCGTTCCGCTCTGGTGCTCTGCGCCGCCCTGCTCAGCGCCTGCGGCCTGAGCCCCCAGGTGGTGAACCTGCAGCCCGAACCGGAGATCGCCAGCGCCAATATCGGCCGCAACCATTCCGTCAATGTGACCGCCCGCGACGCGCGCGAGCAGGACGCCTTCGGATCACGCGGCGGCGTCTACCCGGAAACCAGCCTGATTCGCCCGGGCAATGATGTGCCCAAGGCCTTGTATGAGGCCGTCACCAAGGGCCTGCATGTTCAGGGCTTCAACGCCTACAACCCGGATGGCAATGCCACGCAACTGGACGTGCGCCTGGTCGAATTGACCTACGTCCCTGCCGACACCTCGGTGGTCAACCGCATCGAAGTCAGCGCGCGTATCGAAGCCATTGCCAGTCGTCCGAACGTGGAGCACACCGGCCGCTATCAGAGCAGCGTGACCCATGACATGCCGATCACACCCAGTGCGCGCCGCAACGAAGCCATGCTCAATGATGTGCTGGAACGTACCCTGACGCGGCTGCTGACCGACCCGAAAATGCTGGCCTTCCTGGCTGGCGAAGATAACCCCTGAAGGGCGCCCCATGGCCGGACGCGTTGCGATCCATTATTGCAGCCAGTGCAACTGGCTGCTGCGTGCCGCCTGGATGGCCCAGGAGCTGCTGAACACCTTCGCCGATGAACTGGAGGAAGTCGCGCTGCGCCCCGGGACCGGGGGCATTTTCGAGATCAAGGCGAACGAGGTGTTGATCTGGGAGCGCAAGCGCGATGGCGGCTTTCCGGAAATCGCAGAGCTCAAGCGGCGCGTGCGCGACCAGATCGCTCCGGAGCGCGAACTGGGTCATATCGACCGCACCACCCCCTGAAGCGCCCGCCACGATACAGGTCAGTCGTCGTCGCTGCGCGCGTCGACGCTGATTTCTCCCGCCTCATCCACCTGCACGCTGAAGTGGATCGGGTGACAACACACGGCACAATCCTCAACGTATTCCTGCATCGGCTCTGAAGGGTCCACCAGAATCTCGATGGTTTCCCAGCAGTAGGGACAGGTCACGTCGACCGGCGTCTGCTGGAACATCACGCGCACCGCCAGGCCAACGCATCACGCAGCGCCGGCAACCAGGCGGGCTGCGCCGCCCCCTGCCACGGCTCCGGCGCCCCCTGCCCCCATACGGGGCCAGGCCAGCAGGGATCGCCCTCGTGACGGGCGATCACATGCACATGCAGCTGCGGCACCACATTACCCAGGGCACCGATATTCATCTTGTCCGCTGATGTCAGGCGCTGCAGATGCAGGCTGCAGCGGTTAACCATGCTGAGCAGCTCCTGCTGCGCACTCTCGTCCAACTCATGCCATTCGCGCACGCCCGGCTGACGCGGCACGATGATCACCCACGGGAAGCGCTGATCGTTCATCCAGCGCAGCCAGAACTGCGGCGTTTCTCCCAGCGCGCGGGTGTCGGCCTCAAGACGCGGGTGCAGCATCAGATTCTCCCCTCACTTCATTCCCGGTAATCGGTCGGGCTGCGCCCGGTCCAGCGACGGAAGGCGCGGGCAAAATTGGAAGCGTCCGAATAGCCCAGCAGCAGGGCAATGTCGTCCACCGTGGTATCCGTCTGGGTCAGATGCTCCACCGCCAGCCCCTTGCGCAGGTCATCCAGCACCTTCTGGTAACTGGTGCCCAGTTGCTGCAGCTTGCGTTTCAGGGTACGCGAGGACATGTGCAACTCGGTGGCGACTTCGTCCACACCGGGAAAGCGCCCGGCGTGGCTGAGCACGATACGCCGCACCTGCCCGAGCAGTCGCGGTGGCGCCTTGATGCTGGCCAGCTCCTGCTCACACTGGGCCGCCGCCATATCCGCCAGGCGCGGATCGGCAAACCGCAGGCGCTTCTCCAGCCGCTGCGCCGGAAAGCGCATCTGGTGATAGGCGCAGTCAAACAGGCATGGCACCGGGATCATCGGTTTCAGCGTACGGAAATAGGCCGGCTCCGGGTAGCCGAAGCGCAGTTCGCCATCCATCTCCAGATCCGGCACCACTTTCAGGGCCATGAAGTGGAAGCTGCTGAACAGCGTCTCGACGAAGAAGGGCGCCAGATCATTGAGCGCAATCAACTCTTCCAGCTGCAATGCCGCCACATCCCCTTCGATCACCAGTTGCAGATCCATGAAGGTGATACGGGTGCGGAAGAACTTGGTGGCCAGCTCAATGGCATCCCCGAGCGTTTCACTGGACAGGGCGGCATAGCCCAGAAAGCCGTGCGTCGACATGGTCAGCGCCGCCCCGAACTCCCAACCCAGCCAGGGATCACCCGTCAGTTCCACCGCCCGGCGAATCAGTGTCTCGAAGTGCTGTACCGGCACACGAGCCCCGGGCTCACGCCAGCACTGCGGCGCGATATCCGTACCCTGGAGCAGGGTGTCCTGGGCAATACCACGGCGCTCAAGCAGCGACACCAGAACCGGCACGTATTCGGCAGATGCGGAGTATTCCTCCGGATTCATCTTGAGGATTGTCATGATTATTCGACCCTTGGCCCAAAATGACCGAGGGGACACGATAACCCCGGTAGACATCTGTTCGCAAGAGGAGTCTCCTGATCGTTCTGCGCGGCCATCTTTTTCGTCATAGACCCAAAACCAAGCGCTTGCTAGGTTAGCCATTCATGCCCTACAGGAGGTTCCCATGAGTACGTTGTCCGGCAAGACCCTGTTCATCACCGGCGCCAGCCGCGGTATCGGCAAGGCCATCGGCGTCCGCGCTGCCCGGGATGGCGCCAATATCGTTCTGTTTGCCAAAACGACCACCCCGCACCCCAAGCTGCCGGGCACTCTTTATACCGCCGCCGAAGCCATGCAGGCGGCGGGCGGCAAGACACTGATCTGTGTCGGCGATATTCGTGAAGAAGACCAGGTCCAGGCGGCCGTGGACAAGGCCGTGGACACCTTTGGCGGCATCGACATTCTGGTCAACAACGCCAGCGCCATCAGCCTGACGTCCACCGAGACCACCGACATGAAGCGCTTTGATCTGATGCATCAGATCAACACCCGCGGCACCTTCCTCGCCAGCCAGCGCTGCCTGCCGCACCTGAAGAAAGCGGCCAACCCGCATGTGCTGAATCTGGCGCCGCCGCTGCATTTCGGCGCGCACTGGTTTGCCCGGCATTGCGCCTACACCATGGCCAAGTACGGTATGAGCCTGTGCGTGTATGGCATGGCCGAGGAGTATCGCGGCAAGGTAGCGTTCAACGCCCTGTGGCCGCGCACAGCCATTGATACCGCAGCGGTGCAGAACCACCTCGGTGGCGCGCAGAGCATCCAGGCCGCCCGCACCCCGGACATCATGGCTGACGCGGCCTACCACATCCTGTGCCAGGACGCGCGCCAGTGCAGCGGCAACTTCTTTATCGATGATGAAGTGGTGCAGCAGGCCGGGATCACCGATCTGAGCCAGTATCAGGTAGACCCGTCACTGAAACCGGAGCAACTGCTGCCGGACTTTTTCCTCGACTGATACGCCGCACAGGCCCGCACGGACAGAAAACGTCACATCCTGCCCGTGCGAGGCTGATCGGCCACAGCCCCCCGGCCTCCCGATCGAGCAGAATCATCATAACCAACTGATTTAAAAACAGAAAACCACCAAACAGCATCTGGCACGCTTCTGGCATTGCCTTATACAAACGCCTTGGGGGGATCTGTCACATGGGTAAGGTGATCACGCTGCACGAAAAAGCACCGGACGCCGCGCTCGAAAGGCTGCAGCGGCTGACCGGCCTTGATTTTCACAGCTGGCCCGCCTCGATACTGGAGCATGGACCGGTGGAGGGAGGCGCCCCGGTACAGCCAGAGGCGCAACCAGAGACGCAGGCACCGCTGCCCGCAACCGGCACCCTGCCGCGGGGCAACCGCTGACACGGATCAGGTCAGGGCCTCGGTCAGGCCTCAGAAATTGGAGATGAGCTTGTCTGTGCGGCTCAGGGCGCTGCCACGGCGCTGCACGTAGAGTTCCTCGACCACGAAATGCATACCGGCATCACCCAGACGCAAAACGGCCTGCACCTGCTCCACCTGCCCGGTAAAGCGCAACTTGACCATGCCCGACAGCAAGGCACTGCCATCACTGGTGATCTCGGCCGCGTCAACGCGAGCATGGTGATCACCCGCCTCATCGGTGTAGGTGATGCGCAGTTCGATGGGGCCGGTGGCACCTGTGACACGCACCCAGGCGGCCACATTGTAATCCCCCTCCCAGACACGCAGACGCGGTGGCCGTCCCTCTTCCCAGATACGGGCGGGGACTTTGGCGACGAATTTTTCGATCATGCAAGCTCCAGCGTAATCAGGACGGTCAGTCTTTATTCGCAGTCTATCACTACCCTGTGAAGTATGCGTGTACCCATTAACTTACTGCTATTGACCTACGTCACAGGCTTGACCGGCAGAAGACCGATCAGTTCCCGCTGACACCTGTGCGATTGTCGGACAACACAGACACAGACCCGGCCCGCCATCGCTATCCTGCACCCATCGCCCGGGCTCCTCACTTCTGCCAGCCCGCCGGCGACAACCTTTTAACCGCAGCCACTGAGAAGGAATCATGTGATGGGCGAGCTGAAACAACTCCGTGAACAACAGGAATCCCTGGTCGCACGTGCCAAGGATCTGAACCGCAAGATCTACCTGGCTAGCCTGGGCGCCTACACCAAGGCCGAAAGCACCTCTGGCGAGCTGTATGAAAAGTATGCCGCCACGGGCGCCGAGACCCTGGGCGAGAGCGCCGAAGGCAAGCCGAAGGCCCTGCTGGCTGGCCGTGGCCTGCTGCAGGCAGCCCGTGAGCTGGTCGACGCCGCGCCGGAGAAGCGCAAGGCGCTGTACGAGCGCTTCGTTGACGCTGGCAAGAAAGAGCGTGGCGAGAAGGCCGAAGGCACCAACGAGTTCGTGCTGGCGGGTCTGGGTGCTGTCCTGACCGCCCGCGAGGAGAGCGAGAAGTTCTTCAATGAGCTGGTCGCTGCCGGTGAAGAGCGCGCCTGATTGCCGCACGCACCGCACTGAAACCGCACTGAAAAAGGGGCCGCTTTGCGGCCCCTTTTTCATCTGCCCTCCTTTTGACCCGCCAGGGCATTGACACCCGCCAGGCCAGCGCACAGATTGGTGGTTCCTTAAGCCAGCAACCGGCATCTACTGTGGCCCGCGACAAATCCTCTTTCCGCACGACGACACAAACCGGGCGCCTGCTGCGTCTCACCGGCATGACCACGTCCATCGCCTCGCGCGTGGCGTCGCACTCAGTGAAGCGATTATTCCAGTCCGAAGAAGCCCGCGATCGCGACCGGGAAAAACTGCTGCGGCATATCGGCAAGGAAGTCGCCTCGACTCTGGGCGAAATGAAAGGCGCCGTGATGAAGGTCGGCCAGATCGCCTCGCAGATGCAGGATTTGCTGCCCCCGGAAATCGCCGACGCCCTGTCTGTTCTTCAGAAAGCATCCGCACCCATGCCTTTTTCTGTCATCCGCCGACAGGTGCGCCGCGAGCTGGGCGACGAGCCCGATGTGCTGTTTGCCCACTTCGAAGAAAAACCGTTCGCCGCCGCCTCCATCGGGCAGGTGCATCGGGCAACCACGCTGGAAGGCCAGGATGTGGTGGTCAAGGTCCAGTACCCGGCGGTCAAGGAGTCGATCGATTCGGACATGCGCCACCTGCGCCGCATCCTGCGCCTGGGTGGCCTGCTGAAAGTGGAAGAAGCCACTCTGGATGCCATCTTCCGGGAGATACGCACGCAACTCGAGGAGGAACTGGACTACCGCCAGGAAGCCGAGCACCTGCGCCAGTTCCGCGCCTTCCATGCCGACGACCCCTGGCTCGTCATCCCGGATGTCATCGACACCCTCAGTAGCGACAAGGTGCTGACCCTGACCTATGAACCGGGCGATGATCTGAACGCCGTGCGCGACAATCCGATTTACGATCAGCCCTTGCGCAACCGGCTGGGCGAGCGACTGTTCGACGCCCTGGCACGGCAGATCTTCATGCTGCGCACGGTGCATTGTGATCCACACCCCGGCAATTTCGCCTATCGGCCGGACGGCACCATCGTGATGTACGATTTCGGCGCCATCAAACGCATTCCGGAAGAAGATCTTGATGCCCTGCGGCGCCTGACCCGGGCCGCTTACGAAGAGGACTATCGCGCGCTGGAACAGGTGTTGCGCGATCTGGGCATACGCAAGGCCAGCGGTCCTGAGGTCAGCGAAGACTTTTACGTTGGCTGGGCCGACCTGCTGTTACCGCCGTTCAATCATGAGCCGTTCGACTTTGCCGCCTCGCGCCTCCATCTCAAACTGGCGCGCAAGACGCGCGAAACGTCATGGAAGCATCTGGAATCCTTCCAGCCGTCTGCACGCACATTGCTGGTGGATCGCGTGCTGGGCGGCCACTACTGGACACTGGTCAACCTTGGCGTTGTCGCCAGTTTTCGCCCGCACCTGGAAGCCATCATGGCGCGTTCAGAGCAATAGGAGCAATAGACCGCCCTCCATGAAAAACGCCCCGACCTGGTGGCCGGGGCGTTCGGGTACTGCGCGGTCCGCCATCAGAATGCGGAACGAAAGCCGACACTGATACCGTTGAGTTCATAATCGCTCTTGTCCAGATAGCGCATGTACTCCACGTTCATGCCGAAGGTATCGGTCAACTGGAAATCGATGCCGGCACCGTAGGACTCATCACTGACCGTATCGGTCTCGCGCGAGGCACTGCCGATGCTGGTATCCAGCGTGACCTTGCCACGGGCCTCGGTGTAACCGCCGACCACATACGGACGAACATGCTCGGCCAGCGGCACGGACAGCTTCAGGTAACCACCGTACAAGTGATCCAGGTCATACTTGATGTTGCTACGCTCATCCGAGCGCACACCCATTGCACCACGTGCTTCCAGGCCGATGAAGTCGTTGAACTCTATGCCACCACGCAGCGTGATCCCTTCCGGCTTGAGCTTGTTATCGGTGTCATCACTTTCCAGCTGGAACTGGGTGTAGTTGAGACCAATATACGGCCCGGCAGCCAGTGCGGTGCTGCTACCACCCAATGCCACGGCCGCGACCAGTACTTTCAGAGAATATCCTTTCATGCTGTGTACTCCTGCTCATGTAGTGACACCAGATTCGAGGCCACTGACACCGCTTTGTTCACTGCCGGTCGGCACGGATGTGCCCGGTTGTGACTCGCTGCGGACTTTAACCTTCCTTTATAAAACGGCTGTAAAACATGGTAATGAGAGGTAGACACTCCCGCGAAGGTTGGTCCCCCTCGCAGGACGCGCTACTATCGACAAGAAGCATCGGGGCGCCGGGAAACATCGGGGACAGGGAATGCACCAGATCAGCCACTACCTTTGGCGCGGCGTTCTGCTGATAACGAGCCTGCTGGTCGGCTACCCGGCCGTGGCGAGTCCGGACGCTTTCGCGCTCGAGGCAGGCATCGCACGCCACGACACACCCACCGGGCTGCTCTGGATCGACGACTCGACCTCACGGCTGACGCCGGAGACCGCTCTGCGCGCCTTCTCCGAGGGCCGCGGCACACCGCTGCAGGGGGCTTATCCCTCACTGGGCTTCCGCAGTGGCCCTCAGTGGTTTCTGCTGCCACTGGACAACCTCTCCGGAGAGCAGACCTGGATACTGCAAGCCGGACGCCCGCATCTCGACTATCTTGATGTCTTCCTGCTGGACGCCCGGCAGGCCCCCCTGGCTCACACACAGGTCGGTGACCGGGTTCCTTTCCATAGCCGCCCGCTGCCCCACCCGCACCTGGTCATCCCCTTGACGCTGCCGCCCGGCCCCTCCTGGTTGCTGTTGCGCGCCGAGGGCGACAACGCCATCGAAATGCCGATATCCCTGGCTACCCGCGAAGCCTTCCAGCAGCAGGACAGTCAGCGCCTGTTTGGCCACGGGCTCTATTACGGCGCCATCACCATCATGTGCCTGTTCAATCTGCTGATCTTCCTGTCACTGCGGGACAACAGCTTCCTGCTGTATGTGTTGTATCTGGGCACGCTGGGACTGAACCTGTTTACCCGTGAGGGGCTGGCCTATCAGTGGTTATGGCCGGACGCGCCCTGGTGGAACCATCACAGCCTGCCGGTGTTCAACCTGCTCTCGGTGGGTTTTTCGATACTGTTCGCCTGCAGCTTCCTGCAACTCTCGACCCGTCGGCCGATGGTCTGCCGTATCCTGATGCCCTGCGGCCTTCTCGTGCTGCTGCTGGCCCCGCTGACGCTGCTGCTCGATTTCACCTTCTGGATTCAGGCTTCCACGGCGCTGGTGCTTCCCTGGGTACTGATCATCTCCGCGCTGGCCGCCTACGAGGCCTGGCGAGGCTTTCGCGCCGCCCGTTACTTCCTGGCCGCCTTCCTGACGTTGGCGGTAGCCGCCGGGCTGTATGTCCTCAAGGCCTTTGATGTGCTGCCGGGGCACTGGTACCTCGAACATGCCATGCAATTCGGCACCGCCATCGAAGCCTTGTTGCTGTCATTCGCACTGGCCAGCCGCATGACCAGCCTCAAGGATGAGAACGAACGTATCCAGCGCGAAGCCAATGAGGCTCTGGAACAGCGTGTGCGCGAACGCACCCGCGAGTTGAACGAAGCCCTGAGCGCTCGCAGTGAATTCCTTGCGGTCATGAGCCATGAAATCCGTACGCCCCTGAACGGCATCATCGGCACCCTGGATCTGCTGCGCGACTCCGGGTTGAATGCACATCAACTGCATCATCTGCATGTCATAGAGCAATCCGGCAACAGCCTGCTTGATCTCATCAATGACATTCTGGATTACGCGCGCATCGAGGCAGGAAAAATGCCGATGGAGCAAGCCAACTTTGAGTTGCGCTCGCTGATCGAGGAATGCGTTGACCTGTTTCGTCATCGGGCCAGCATGGCGGGCAACGAGCTTGTCCATCGACTGGAACTGGGCGATGTCACCGAATGCCGGGGTGATGCCATGCGTCTGCGGCAGGTACTGGTCAACCTGATCAGCAACGCCGTGAAGTTCACGGAGAACGGGCAGGTCACCGTTCACGCACGCCGTGAGCCCGGGCAGACTGATTACGTCTACTTTCATATCGAGGATACCGGCATCGGTATCGAAGAAGACAAGTTGCCGCAACTGTTCGAACATTTTCACCAACTGGACGCCTCCACCAGTCGCCGTTATGGGGGCACGGGCCTGGGCCTGGCCATCAGTCGGCAACTGGTGGAAATGATGGGCGGCGAAATCGGTGTGCGCAGCACGCCGGAAAAAGGCTCATGCTTCTGGTTCCGTTTGCCATTGCCCATTGCGACGCACCACACCGACATGGCGCCCGCACCGGTAACAGACCAGCCTGTCTCGCCCGCCCGGCTTCTGGTGGTCGATGACAACCACATCAATCTGATGGTCGCCGAGGGCCTGCTGCGCAAGCTGGGGCACGAGGTGGATATCGCGGAAAGCGGCATGGAAGCCATCGCCGTGTTGCTTGCCAGGCAACCGCCGTTCGATCTGATCCTGATGGATTGCGAGATGCCGGACATGGACGGCTTCACCACCGCACGGCAGATCCTGCAGTTGCAGCAGGATGGCCGTCTGCCCAATACGCCGATTGTCGCGCTGACGGCCCATGCCGTGCCGGACAAGATTCGTGCCTGCCATGAAGCGGGCATGATCAGCCATATCGCCAAACCGATCACACTGGAGAAACTGGCCCAGGCCCTGCGCAGTGTCTTGCGCTGACGCGATCAGAAACGGTCAGCGCAGGTCGCGCAGCAGCGAATCCACAAACCGTTCCATCTGATTGAGATTCCGGCAGGGCATGGCACGCCGACAATAGGGCAGATACTGAGGCATTACCGAGTCACCGCTACCCCAGCGATTGCGCCCTTCGGGGTTAAGCCACAAAACCTGTCGGCTACGCTCGGCTATCTGGCGCAACACTGTCTGCTCCGCAGGCAGATCATTATTACGCGCGTCACCCAGCACAATCACTGTGCTCTGCCGGTCCAGATCCGCCTCACAGGTCCGCCAGAAAAAGCGCAGCATGTCACCATAATCCGTGCCGCTGCCCGCATACTCGGACAGTATCCGGGCAATAGCCGTGTCGGCATCGCCGCTGGCGGCAAACAGTGCCGAGACCTCACCGCAGCGGGATGCAAACGCAAAACTCCGCACCCGTGGCAACAGGCTGTTCACCGCGTGCAGGAACATCAGCAGAAAACGGGAGGCGGAGGCAACGGAGCTGGACACATCACAGATCACGAACAGTTTAGGCTTGCGCAGCCGTCGGCTCTTCCAGTGCAGTCTCGCGGGCACCGCATCGTGGCGAATGCTGGACACCAGGGTACGGCGTGCATCCAGCAGCCCCTTTCGCGACGACCGTTGGCGGCGGCCGTGCAGGGTGACCAGACG from Isoalcanivorax indicus encodes:
- a CDS encoding SelT/SelW/SelH family protein — protein: MAGRVAIHYCSQCNWLLRAAWMAQELLNTFADELEEVALRPGTGGIFEIKANEVLIWERKRDGGFPEIAELKRRVRDQIAPERELGHIDRTTP
- a CDS encoding YajG family lipoprotein, yielding MPAPVMLSRSALVLCAALLSACGLSPQVVNLQPEPEIASANIGRNHSVNVTARDAREQDAFGSRGGVYPETSLIRPGNDVPKALYEAVTKGLHVQGFNAYNPDGNATQLDVRLVELTYVPADTSVVNRIEVSARIEAIASRPNVEHTGRYQSSVTHDMPITPSARRNEAMLNDVLERTLTRLLTDPKMLAFLAGEDNP
- a CDS encoding AraC family transcriptional regulator; amino-acid sequence: MTILKMNPEEYSASAEYVPVLVSLLERRGIAQDTLLQGTDIAPQCWREPGARVPVQHFETLIRRAVELTGDPWLGWEFGAALTMSTHGFLGYAALSSETLGDAIELATKFFRTRITFMDLQLVIEGDVAALQLEELIALNDLAPFFVETLFSSFHFMALKVVPDLEMDGELRFGYPEPAYFRTLKPMIPVPCLFDCAYHQMRFPAQRLEKRLRFADPRLADMAAAQCEQELASIKAPPRLLGQVRRIVLSHAGRFPGVDEVATELHMSSRTLKRKLQQLGTSYQKVLDDLRKGLAVEHLTQTDTTVDDIALLLGYSDASNFARAFRRWTGRSPTDYRE
- a CDS encoding HIT domain-containing protein yields the protein MLHPRLEADTRALGETPQFWLRWMNDQRFPWVIIVPRQPGVREWHELDESAQQELLSMVNRCSLHLQRLTSADKMNIGALGNVVPQLHVHVIARHEGDPCWPGPVWGQGAPEPWQGAAQPAWLPALRDALAWRCA
- a CDS encoding CPXCG motif-containing cysteine-rich protein translates to MFQQTPVDVTCPYCWETIEILVDPSEPMQEYVEDCAVCCHPIHFSVQVDEAGEISVDARSDDD
- a CDS encoding ABC1 kinase family protein — encoded protein: MARDKSSFRTTTQTGRLLRLTGMTTSIASRVASHSVKRLFQSEEARDRDREKLLRHIGKEVASTLGEMKGAVMKVGQIASQMQDLLPPEIADALSVLQKASAPMPFSVIRRQVRRELGDEPDVLFAHFEEKPFAAASIGQVHRATTLEGQDVVVKVQYPAVKESIDSDMRHLRRILRLGGLLKVEEATLDAIFREIRTQLEEELDYRQEAEHLRQFRAFHADDPWLVIPDVIDTLSSDKVLTLTYEPGDDLNAVRDNPIYDQPLRNRLGERLFDALARQIFMLRTVHCDPHPGNFAYRPDGTIVMYDFGAIKRIPEEDLDALRRLTRAAYEEDYRALEQVLRDLGIRKASGPEVSEDFYVGWADLLLPPFNHEPFDFAASRLHLKLARKTRETSWKHLESFQPSARTLLVDRVLGGHYWTLVNLGVVASFRPHLEAIMARSEQ
- a CDS encoding porin family protein, with protein sequence MKGYSLKVLVAAVALGGSSTALAAGPYIGLNYTQFQLESDDTDNKLKPEGITLRGGIEFNDFIGLEARGAMGVRSDERSNIKYDLDHLYGGYLKLSVPLAEHVRPYVVGGYTEARGKVTLDTSIGSASRETDTVSDESYGAGIDFQLTDTFGMNVEYMRYLDKSDYELNGISVGFRSAF
- a CDS encoding hybrid sensor histidine kinase/response regulator, which encodes MHQISHYLWRGVLLITSLLVGYPAVASPDAFALEAGIARHDTPTGLLWIDDSTSRLTPETALRAFSEGRGTPLQGAYPSLGFRSGPQWFLLPLDNLSGEQTWILQAGRPHLDYLDVFLLDARQAPLAHTQVGDRVPFHSRPLPHPHLVIPLTLPPGPSWLLLRAEGDNAIEMPISLATREAFQQQDSQRLFGHGLYYGAITIMCLFNLLIFLSLRDNSFLLYVLYLGTLGLNLFTREGLAYQWLWPDAPWWNHHSLPVFNLLSVGFSILFACSFLQLSTRRPMVCRILMPCGLLVLLLAPLTLLLDFTFWIQASTALVLPWVLIISALAAYEAWRGFRAARYFLAAFLTLAVAAGLYVLKAFDVLPGHWYLEHAMQFGTAIEALLLSFALASRMTSLKDENERIQREANEALEQRVRERTRELNEALSARSEFLAVMSHEIRTPLNGIIGTLDLLRDSGLNAHQLHHLHVIEQSGNSLLDLINDILDYARIEAGKMPMEQANFELRSLIEECVDLFRHRASMAGNELVHRLELGDVTECRGDAMRLRQVLVNLISNAVKFTENGQVTVHARREPGQTDYVYFHIEDTGIGIEEDKLPQLFEHFHQLDASTSRRYGGTGLGLAISRQLVEMMGGEIGVRSTPEKGSCFWFRLPLPIATHHTDMAPAPVTDQPVSPARLLVVDDNHINLMVAEGLLRKLGHEVDIAESGMEAIAVLLARQPPFDLILMDCEMPDMDGFTTARQILQLQQDGRLPNTPIVALTAHAVPDKIRACHEAGMISHIAKPITLEKLAQALRSVLR
- a CDS encoding SDR family oxidoreductase gives rise to the protein MSTLSGKTLFITGASRGIGKAIGVRAARDGANIVLFAKTTTPHPKLPGTLYTAAEAMQAAGGKTLICVGDIREEDQVQAAVDKAVDTFGGIDILVNNASAISLTSTETTDMKRFDLMHQINTRGTFLASQRCLPHLKKAANPHVLNLAPPLHFGAHWFARHCAYTMAKYGMSLCVYGMAEEYRGKVAFNALWPRTAIDTAAVQNHLGGAQSIQAARTPDIMADAAYHILCQDARQCSGNFFIDDEVVQQAGITDLSQYQVDPSLKPEQLLPDFFLD